The Helianthus annuus cultivar XRQ/B chromosome 16, HanXRQr2.0-SUNRISE, whole genome shotgun sequence genome includes a window with the following:
- the LOC110918570 gene encoding repetitive proline-rich cell wall protein 2 yields the protein MAPEKVTEMILNVDLKCSGCYKKVKKVICKIPQIRDQMFDVEKNKVKIIVVCCSPEKIRDKLCYKGGGAIQSIEIIEKPPGPPADKPKPPADKPKPPADKPKPPGDKPPADKPKPPADKPKPPADKPADKPKPPADKPKPPGDKPPEKKPDEKPADKPKPPADKPKDGEKPKEGPKKADAGPGPDVAKMVYEPVHGYPQMYPPSAYPMVGYGQYYDQGYGGAPFQHGYGMPIAPPPPPPPSYGGFGYDNGYNGYNGYNGNRNHYGGEEDGEGCSIM from the exons ATGGCGCCTGAGAAG GTGACCGAAATGATCCTGAATGTTGATCTCAAGTGCTCCGGTTGCTACAAGAAGGTGAAGAAAGTCATCTGCAAAATCCCCC AAATAAGAGACCAAATGTTTGATGTGGAAAAAAACAAGGTAAAGATCATTGTGGTATGTTGTAGCCCTGAGAAAATTCGTGACAAGCTTTGTTACAAGGGTGGAGGTGCCATCCAGAGTATAGAGATCATTGAAAAGCCACCTGGTCCACCTGCGGATAAGCCCAAGCCGCCTGCAGACAAGCCGAAGCCGCCTGCGGATAAGCCCAAGCCCCCTGGCGACAAGCCGCCTGCAGACAAGCCGAAGCCGCCTGCGGATAAGCCCAAGCCGCCTGCCGACAAGCCTGCCGACAAGCCCAAGCCTCCTGCTGACAAGCCCAAGCCGCCTGGAGACAAGCCCCCTGAGAAGAAGCCTGACGAGAAGCCTGCCGACAAGCCCAAGCCACCTGCTGACAAGCCTAAAGATGGCGAAAAACCTAAGGAAGGACCAAAGAAAGCGGATGCTGGTCCAGGCCCTGATGTTGCAAAGATGGTGTATGAGCCCGTACACGGCTATCCACAAATGTACCCACCATCGGCTTACCCGATGGTGGGATACGGGCAGTATTATGATCAAGGTTATGGTGGCGCTCCGTTTCAGCATGGCTATGGGATGCCAAtagcgccaccaccaccacccccgcCAAGTTATGGCGGGTTTGGATATGACAATGGATACAATGGATACAATGGGTACAATGGAAACAGGAATCATTATGGAGGTGAAGAGGATGGAGAAGGTTGCTCAATCATGTAA